Below is a genomic region from Spongiibacter nanhainus.
AAAAGTCATCGGCAGCCCTGCAGGACTACCTGGGCCACGCCGATGGCAGCAATATATTGCTAGTCAGCTGTGGCCGACTGGACAAACGTAGCATGAACGCCAAATGGGTAAAGGCGCTTGAGGAGCACGGCGCCGTCCTGCAAATTTGGCCGGTGGAACGCCGCCAACTGGGCCAGTGGATTGGCCAGCGCCTTAATGCCGCAGGATTAAACGCGGATCGCGAAGCCGCTGAGCTTCTTGCCGACCGGGTCGAGGGCAACCTGCTGGCCGCCGATCAGGAAATTCAAAAACTTAAAGTGTTGATGGGCGAGCGCGCCATCGACGCCGAGACAGTGGCCGCCGCTGTCACCAGCAGCGCCCGTTACGACGTTTTTAAACTGATCGACACAGCCCTGAGTGGCAACACTCCTCAAACTCTGCGAATACTGCAAAGCCTGATGGCAGAAGGCAGCGAGCAAATCGCCATGCTGGGGGCCGTCAGTGCCGAGCTGCGTAAACTCTACAACTGCGCCGAGCAGCTGGCCAACGGCCACGGTATTGATCGGGTTCTGGATGGCGCAAGGGTATGGGACAAAAAGAAAGCGCTTTATAAACAAGCGCTGAAACGACTCAAGCGTCGGCAGCTAGCCGAGTTACTGCAACTGGCCGCTCGCAGCGACAGCGCCCTGAAGGGGCAAAGCGACGACGATGGCGAGCAGCTTATGCAACAGCTGGTGACACGACTTAGTGGCGCCGACCTGCTACCCGCTTGATACTGTTGTTATTCACCC
It encodes:
- the holA gene encoding DNA polymerase III subunit delta, whose protein sequence is MRLRPDQLDSHLSKTLLPAYLITGDELLLCQEAADQIRSACRQAGILERDVLEVDRHFDWSQLLDAGQSLSLFGDRKLIELRLGSGKMDQKSSAALQDYLGHADGSNILLVSCGRLDKRSMNAKWVKALEEHGAVLQIWPVERRQLGQWIGQRLNAAGLNADREAAELLADRVEGNLLAADQEIQKLKVLMGERAIDAETVAAAVTSSARYDVFKLIDTALSGNTPQTLRILQSLMAEGSEQIAMLGAVSAELRKLYNCAEQLANGHGIDRVLDGARVWDKKKALYKQALKRLKRRQLAELLQLAARSDSALKGQSDDDGEQLMQQLVTRLSGADLLPA